One window of the Dreissena polymorpha isolate Duluth1 chromosome 5, UMN_Dpol_1.0, whole genome shotgun sequence genome contains the following:
- the LOC127882105 gene encoding uncharacterized protein LOC127882105, with protein MASAKTVEVSTGYTGYTKIVLLIMRSAMRVMKRLLLRFISALKLDLTSFLDKYKADILDTEVGEKYRHVLYPMRGPDTTITKWDMSVLTCILAEAFRRILILHVKRLNATFDGFLRRHRTSILSSPTGRAYMLILFPKSGRASEVKFWNMSLLATVLSKACNDPLHIPSHLFRDIGYICRLRKELYHSTEPLLTHDDYVRYLASIKGFIERALVYLGSKAFKQRALQEVAEIEKGIFYDTGNERKGGIPKDIAESTSIVTERIDVIDKKIDYLYRMVQRLEGSSQLSEPTVGGNETFFSTEDHYTSRSEGNPLPSRLNHIRESLREAQRDLHAAGHLRRLSGVDEDAVSRVPRYSEPGGLDDTHDEHVWHNTSSARQRVGSPDVMSLPVVAQYVHSTPRRVPRQSTPYVGLQEDMHNSGIQPANRKFNASKMRRKRLG; from the exons ATGGCGTCGGCGAAAACGGTGGAAGTCTCCACCGGATATACCGGATATACAAAGATAGTGTTATTGATCATGCGCAGTGCGATGCGCGTAATGAAGCGGCTGCTGCTGCGGTTCATTTCCGCCTTAAAACTTGACCTCACGAGCTTCCTGGATAAGTATAAAGCAGATATCCTCGACACGGAGGTCGGTGAGAAGTATCGACACGTGCTCTATCCCATGCGCGGACCGGACACCACGATCACCAAGTGGGACATGTCGGTATTGACGTGCATCCTCGCCGAGGCTTTCCGGCGTATACTGATTCTCCACGTTAAGCGTCTGAATGCTACCTTCGACGGCTTTCTGCGTCGTCACCGGACCAGCATCCTTAGCTCACCGACCGGAAGGGCCTACATGTTGATCCTGTTTCCGAAGAGCGGAAGGGCTTCGGAAGTTAAGTTTTGGAACATGTCGTTACTTGCCACAGTGCTCTCGAAGGCGTGTAACGACCCTCTCCACATCCCGTCGCACCTCTTCCGGGATATCGGCTACATCTGTCGACTCCGAAAGGAGCTCTATCACAGCACGGAGCCACTGCTGACGCACGATGATTACGTCCGGTACTTGGCGAGcattaag GGGTTTATCGAGCGGGCCCTTGTCTACCTCGGGAGCAAGGCGTTCAAGCAGCGGGCCCTACAAGAAGTGGCGGAAATAGAAAAGGGGATCTTTTATGATACCGGAAATGAGCGAAAGGGTGGAATACCAAAAG atatTGCCGAATCAACCAGCATTGTAACCGAGAGAATAGATGTCATCGACAAAA AGATAGACTACCTGTATCGAATGGTTCAGCGGCTGGAAGGAAGCAGCCAGCTGTCTG AGCCAACTGTTGGAGGGAACGAGACGTTCTTTTCCACGGAGGACCACTACACCTCGAGGAGCGAGGGGAATCCACTTCCGTCTCGCCTGAACCACATCCGGGAGTCACTGAGGGAGGCTCAGAGGGACCTGCACG CTGCAGGACACCTGCGACGATTGTCAGGAGTCGATGAGGACGCTGTTAGCAGGGTTCCAAGATATTCAG AACCCGGAGGTCTGGACGACACCCACGATGAACACGTGTGGCATAACACCTCTTCAG CGAGGCAGCGAGTTGGATCACCGGATGTGATGTCACTTCCGGTTGTAGCTCAATATGTTCATTCAACACCTCGAAGAGTTCCCAGACAGTCCACACCGTATGTGGGGCTCCAGGAGGACATGCATAATTCTGGTATACAACCCGCCAACCGGAAGTTCAACGCCTCTAAGATGAGGCGAAAACGACTTGGTTAA
- the LOC127882106 gene encoding sigma non-opioid intracellular receptor 1-like isoform X2, which yields MLCMIIKTVLIWLLALYVFFVGIQFWMQNKNYNFSAKMVEEIALKHKDKELAKAFDDIYKEFSTRFAGHILPESDRKWLFMNAGGWMGGIQIMHASITEYLLFFGTGVNTSGNSGRYWANISDTILTGSFRQWKEGGFHSEVFGPGETVHHYWGEVSAVQWDAGTWMVDYSYPASAWPNTGVSTLRRVHRQI from the exons atgttaTGCATGATAATCAAAACCGTCTTAATATGGCTATTAGCCCTATACGTGTTCTTCGTTGGAATACAATTTTGGATGCAAAACAAGAACTACAATTTTTCAGCGAAAATGGTTGAGGAAATCGCTCTTAAGCATAAAG ACAAAGAACTCGCGAAGGCTTTCGATGACATATACAAGGAGTTCTCAACGCGCTTTGCGGGTCACATACTTCCGGAGTCGGACCGGAAGTGGCTGTTCATGAATGCCGGCGGCTGGATGGGCGGAATACAGATCATGCACGCGTCCATCACGGAGTACCTGCTCTTCTTCGGAACCGGCGTGAACACTTCCGGTAACTCGG GTAGATACTGGGCGAACATTTCGGACACAATTTTAACCGGTTCTTTCCGGCAATGGAAGGAGGGTGGATTCCATTCGGAGGTTTTTGGACCAg GAGAGACGGTTCATCACTACTGGGGCGAGGTCTCGGCCGTTCAGTGGGACGCGGGGACATGGATGGTGGA CTATTCTTATCCGGCGAGTGCATGGCCAAATACAGGTGTATCAACTCTCCGACGAGTGCATAGACAAATATAG
- the LOC127882106 gene encoding sigma non-opioid intracellular receptor 1-like isoform X1, producing MLCMIIKTVLIWLLALYVFFVGIQFWMQNKNYNFSAKMVEEIALKHKDKELAKAFDDIYKEFSTRFAGHILPESDRKWLFMNAGGWMGGIQIMHASITEYLLFFGTGVNTSGNSGRYWANISDTILTGSFRQWKEGGFHSEVFGPGETVHHYWGEVSAVQWDAGTWMVEYGRGFIPSTLFFALADTFTSTLDVLTLYHTILLYGKSLTLEAQTCMGEMFG from the exons atgttaTGCATGATAATCAAAACCGTCTTAATATGGCTATTAGCCCTATACGTGTTCTTCGTTGGAATACAATTTTGGATGCAAAACAAGAACTACAATTTTTCAGCGAAAATGGTTGAGGAAATCGCTCTTAAGCATAAAG ACAAAGAACTCGCGAAGGCTTTCGATGACATATACAAGGAGTTCTCAACGCGCTTTGCGGGTCACATACTTCCGGAGTCGGACCGGAAGTGGCTGTTCATGAATGCCGGCGGCTGGATGGGCGGAATACAGATCATGCACGCGTCCATCACGGAGTACCTGCTCTTCTTCGGAACCGGCGTGAACACTTCCGGTAACTCGG GTAGATACTGGGCGAACATTTCGGACACAATTTTAACCGGTTCTTTCCGGCAATGGAAGGAGGGTGGATTCCATTCGGAGGTTTTTGGACCAg GAGAGACGGTTCATCACTACTGGGGCGAGGTCTCGGCCGTTCAGTGGGACGCGGGGACATGGATGGTGGAGTATGGCCGTGGCTTCATTCCGTCAACGCTGTTCTTCGCGTTGGCCGATACGTTTACGTCTACGTTAGACGTTCTGACGTTGTACCACACTATTTTACTGTATGGGAAATCATTGACTTTGGAGGCACAAACGTGCATGGGGGAAATGTTTGGATAA